The Flavobacterium sp. 140616W15 sequence TCCACCATTTAAAACTGCTGAATTCGACATTATGTACGGAGAGGGAGTTTCTAAAACCGGAGAAATTTTAGATTTAGCTGTTGAATTTGAAATCGTTAAGAAAGCAGGCTCATGGTTTAGCTACGGTGATACTAAATTAGGACAAGGTCGTGATGCAGTAAAATCGCTAATTAAAGATAATCCAGAACTAGCAGATGAACTAGAAGTTAAGATTAAAGCACATATCAAAGAATTGGCAAGTGCCTAAAAACAAAAACCCGAAAATTTAATTTTCGGGTTTTTTTATGCTTTTCACGCAACCTTTTTCAATAAACGATATCCTTATAAAGAATTACCGTTTTTAAGCCTTAAACAGCTTGTATATATTACTTTTTTAAATTTAAAAGATGAAGAAGAAACTGGGAACATTATTTCAAAAACACTGGATAACAAAAAGAAAATTAAAAATTGCCATGAATTTTATTTCACAAAAAATCATTCATCGATAGGATAAAATTTACATTTTAAGAATTAATACTAGATTGTTCCTTTTGCAAAACGATATCTTCTTGTAAGGTTTTGCCTTTTCCAAATATCAATAATTGCTTATAAATTAGATCTCTTACCTGATCACGAAGATATTTTCTATCTTCAGGCTGAAGCTTCGTTGTTTCTATAAACGAATGAATTTTCACTCTCATTTTTCCAGGACTACCACTAAAAAAAGTATAAGAAAATCGTTTTTTATTGTCAGCATATGTAATCGGAACAATCGGAATATGATGCTCAATTGCCAAACGGAAAGCACCATCTTTAAATTCGTCTAAAATAATCGATTCATCGTCAGGAACACCGCCTTCTGGGAAAATACAAATACTTAATCCCTGATTCAAACGCTTTTGTGCTCTGTTAAAAACATCCATTTTGCTTTTTGAAGATTTACGATCCACTAAAATACAGGTTCTTTTATAGAAAAAACCAAACAAAGGAATCTTAGAAAGTTCTTTCTTTCCAACAAAAACGAATGGATTTTTAATAATCGCTAGCGTAAGCATAATATCCGTCATCGAAGTATGATTAGCAACAATCATATAACTTTTTTTAGGATCAAGCGCTTGCTCCTTCTCTACTTTATAGTAAAACCCCATTCCAAAAAGGATGAATTTTGCCCAAATTCTTGCCATTCTAAAAAAATATGGGTACCCACTTTCAGTAAGAATTGATAACACTAAAAACGGAAACATTACCAATATTGGTATGGCCATTAAAACATAAAACCAAATACGCCAAATAACCCAAAAAACAATTTTTACTCCTTTCATAAACCCAAAAGTAAGAAAACAGATGTAAATTTAAATTTTTAGACCAATAGATTTTTAGATTAAAAAACTTATCAAGTAATGAATCTTAAGATATCAGTCAACTTTGCGAAAATTTTGTACACATTGTTGTTAAAAATTATTTACAAAAGACACTAGACAAACTGCAAAAAATACTTGAGATAAATTACACAAATCAACACAAGGTTTAAAAAATCTATTTAATCTTTATAATCTGTGACTAAAAACTTTGTAAACTTTGTGGACTTTGCGTAAAACTTTGCGAACTTTGCGGTTAAGAAAAAAATTTAGCATGGCAAAAATACTTACTGGCGTACAAAGTACTGGAACGCCGCATTTAGGCAACTTATTGGGAGCAATTATTCCTGCAATCGAATTATCTAACAAACCCGAAAACAAATCATTTTTGTTTATCGCCGATTTACACTCGATTACACAGATAAAAGACGGTAAAACTCTAAGCGAGAATACCTATAGCGTTGCTTCTGCCTGGCTTGCTTTTGGTTTGGATATTGACCGTGTTACTTTTTACAGACAATCAGATGTTCCTCAAACAACAGAATTAACCTGGTATTTGAGTTGCTTTTTTCCATTTCAAAGATTGACTCTAGCACATTCATTCAAAGATAAAGCGGATCGTCTTGATGATGTAAACGCAGGTTTATTCTCATACCCAATGTTAATGGCCGCAGATATTTTACTTTATGATGCTGAATTTGTTCCTGTTGGAAAAGATCAAATGCAACATTTAGAAATTACTCGCGATGTAGCTTCACGTTTTAACCACCAAATGGGTGAAACTTTTGTAATTCCAGAAGTTAAAATTCAAGAAGACAGCATGTTGATTCCTGGAACAAACGGAGGAAAAATGAGTAAATCAGCAAATAATTTCATCAATATATTTTTAGATGATAAAGCGTTACGCAAACAAGTCATGAGTATCGAGACTGATAGTACACCACTTGAAGAACCAAAAAATCCTGATACTTGTAATGCATTTGCAATTTATTCTCTTATGGCTAATGAAGATCAAATTGCTACAATGAGAGCGAATTATTTAGGTGGAAATTATGGATATGGTCATGCAAAACAAGCTTTGTTTGAATTAATTACAGAAAAATTCAAAACAGAAAGAGAAAAATACCATTACTATATAAACAACCTAGACGAAGTAGATGCTTTACTTAAAAAAGGAGCTGCAAAAGCAGCCATTGTTGCTAATGAAGTTCTAGAAAGAGTAAGAGCAAAACTAGGGTTTAGTAAATAATAATCTACCTAAGCATGACTATTGAAGATGCTATCGAGGAGTTAGAATACCAAAGCGGACAACACGAGAACATAGAAAGTGAAAGATGGAAAAATGGTTTTTTAGGTCAGTTACGCCCTTATAAAGGCGTCTTACACGAAAAAAATTACCATTCAATAATACAAGCCCTAAAAATACTCGCACCTGAATTGGAAAAAGATTTTATTGATAAAAGAATCATAGGTGCAATATGGGGAATTTGCCATTTCGGCAGAATGTGGGCTATTTATCCTGATGGAATGTTACAACGTAATGAATTGCTTAATGAACAACAAACATTACAAATTGATGATTGGTTGATTGATATATCTTATGCCGCTTTTTGTCTGCTTGAGGGGACTGGTCCTAAAGAAGCTTTTTGGAATTATGACAACAAAGAACAATAAAAGTCTCTCAAAACAACCAAGCTTTAATTAGAAAAACTACCTCACAATACATTAATAATCACCCCTTTCAGTTTAACATTGAAAGGGGTGTGTTTTTAAATAGCCTCAAATAGCTTTCCAGGCAATGGACGAATTACTCCTTTAAGTTCCATATTCAGCAACAATCCTGATATTTTGTAAATCGGAAAATCACATCTTAAAGCAATAATATCCATCAACTCTTTACCCGCTTTTAACAAATAATCATATATTTTCTGTTCATCAGGATCTAACTCAACAAATAATTGTTTCTGTACTGATTTGGACTCATTTTTAACGTCCCAGTTTAAAATATAAATCAAATCGGCTGCATTGGTCAGCACATTCGCTTTTTGAGCCTTAATCAAGTTATTACAGCCTTGACTGTATTTGTCAGTGGTACGCCCGGGAACTGCAAATACATCCCGATTATAATCATTTGCCAAGTTGGCAGTAATAAGTGAACCTCCTCTATCCGCAGATTCAATTACTATTGTAGCTTCACTTATTCCAGCAACAATACGGTTTCGTCGCACAAAATTTTCTTTATCAGGATTCGAGGAGCTCCAAAATTCAGTCATGAAACCACCATTTTGCTCCACTTGAGCGACATATTTTTTATGGCTTTTAGGATATATTTGGTTTAAACCATGTGCTACAACGCCAATAGTCTGAAGATTATTCTCTATTGCCAATTGATGTGCAACAATATCGACTCCATAAGCAAAACCACTTACAATAACGGGATTTAAGGGCGACAAATCTTCTATCAGTTTTTTACAAAATTCTATTCCGTATGAAGTAATTTGTCGCGTTCCAACGATACTTATGACTTTTTTATTCTCCAAATCAATGTTTCCAGAACTAAACAGCAAAACCGGTGCATCAATACAATGTTTTAATCTCTCGGGATAGTTTTTTTCGTCAAAAAACGTTACATTAATACTATTTGACTTGATAAAGTCGAGTTCTTTTTGTGCTTTTTCAAAAATTGATTTTTCTCTTATATTCTTTAATAAAACAGATCCAACACCTTCAATTAAAGATAGTTGCAAAGGTTTAGTTTTAAAAATTTCCTCGGCAGTTCCACATTGTAATAATAACCTTTTTGCAATTATATCACCCACTCCTTCAACACTTTGTAATGCCAATAAATAAAATAAATCTTGCTCAGTCATTTGCTACAATAATTAGGTTATTCAGATAAAATAAAAATCATATTTATCAATTACAAAGATGGTAATTTAAGGTAAATTCTTGCCAAAAAAAGATATTTAAAAAATAAACTAAAAAAGTCAAAAAAATTTAAAATTGCAAATAACTAAATTTCAAATACTTGTATAAAAAAGTGAATTGTTAATAAAAATTGTGAATAAAATTTTGATAACTATTTTCCTTGCCTAACTTTGTTACTATGAAAATCGAAACTTACATCGCGCAGTTATTGTATCGTTATCAGTGTGTAACGGTTCCTGGGTTTGGAGCTTTTTTAACCGAAATTCAATCGGCCCAACTTAATGAAGGTTCAAATTCATTTTTTCCACCAAAAAAATTAATTTCTTTCAACCCGCATATCAAAAACAACGATGGTTTGTTAGCAAATCATATTGCTCTTACCGAAAAAACATCGTATAAATTTGCTGTCAGTGCAGTACATTTTGAAGTTTTAACTTGGAAAAAAGAATTAGAGGACAAAGGTTTCCTTTCTATTAAAAATGTTGGTCAAATTCGAATGAATGCTGACAAAAACCTTGTGTTTACTCCAAATGATCAAAAGAATTATTTAGCTACTTCATTTGGCTTAAGCCCATTTGTTTCTCCAATGGTTAAAAGACAATCGTTTGAAAAACAACTTGAAGCTTTAGAATTAGAAACAGTTGAAGAAAAAGAACCTGTAGCCTTACATTCTGCTTATAAAGGATCTAATTCTTATTTAAAATATGCTGCTATTTTTGTACTTGCATTAGGAGTAACAGGAAGTATTGGTTACCCAATGTACCAAAACCAAATTGCTAATCAAACTGTTCTTGTAGAAACAGCTGTTCAAAAACAAGTTCAGAATAAAATTCAAGAAGCCACATTCTTTATAAAAAATCCACTGCCAGCAGTAACAGTGACTCTTTCAGTAAAGGAAGAAAAATTAACAATGCCTTATCACATTATGGCAGGTGCTTTTAGAAGTGAAAAAAATGCTCAAAAAGCTTACAACAGATTAAAAAAAGCTGGATTTGATGCTAAAATAATTCCTGCAAACAGACATGGACTTTTCCCAGTCTTATATGGTAGTTATGCCACAATGCGTGAGGCAGAAAAAGCTCAAAGAGAGATTCAAAATACTATAAATCCAGAA is a genomic window containing:
- a CDS encoding 1-acyl-sn-glycerol-3-phosphate acyltransferase, encoding MKGVKIVFWVIWRIWFYVLMAIPILVMFPFLVLSILTESGYPYFFRMARIWAKFILFGMGFYYKVEKEQALDPKKSYMIVANHTSMTDIMLTLAIIKNPFVFVGKKELSKIPLFGFFYKRTCILVDRKSSKSKMDVFNRAQKRLNQGLSICIFPEGGVPDDESIILDEFKDGAFRLAIEHHIPIVPITYADNKKRFSYTFFSGSPGKMRVKIHSFIETTKLQPEDRKYLRDQVRDLIYKQLLIFGKGKTLQEDIVLQKEQSSINS
- the trpS gene encoding tryptophan--tRNA ligase; the encoded protein is MAKILTGVQSTGTPHLGNLLGAIIPAIELSNKPENKSFLFIADLHSITQIKDGKTLSENTYSVASAWLAFGLDIDRVTFYRQSDVPQTTELTWYLSCFFPFQRLTLAHSFKDKADRLDDVNAGLFSYPMLMAADILLYDAEFVPVGKDQMQHLEITRDVASRFNHQMGETFVIPEVKIQEDSMLIPGTNGGKMSKSANNFINIFLDDKALRKQVMSIETDSTPLEEPKNPDTCNAFAIYSLMANEDQIATMRANYLGGNYGYGHAKQALFELITEKFKTEREKYHYYINNLDEVDALLKKGAAKAAIVANEVLERVRAKLGFSK
- the dprA gene encoding DNA-processing protein DprA yields the protein MTEQDLFYLLALQSVEGVGDIIAKRLLLQCGTAEEIFKTKPLQLSLIEGVGSVLLKNIREKSIFEKAQKELDFIKSNSINVTFFDEKNYPERLKHCIDAPVLLFSSGNIDLENKKVISIVGTRQITSYGIEFCKKLIEDLSPLNPVIVSGFAYGVDIVAHQLAIENNLQTIGVVAHGLNQIYPKSHKKYVAQVEQNGGFMTEFWSSSNPDKENFVRRNRIVAGISEATIVIESADRGGSLITANLANDYNRDVFAVPGRTTDKYSQGCNNLIKAQKANVLTNAADLIYILNWDVKNESKSVQKQLFVELDPDEQKIYDYLLKAGKELMDIIALRCDFPIYKISGLLLNMELKGVIRPLPGKLFEAI
- a CDS encoding SPOR domain-containing protein, producing MKIETYIAQLLYRYQCVTVPGFGAFLTEIQSAQLNEGSNSFFPPKKLISFNPHIKNNDGLLANHIALTEKTSYKFAVSAVHFEVLTWKKELEDKGFLSIKNVGQIRMNADKNLVFTPNDQKNYLATSFGLSPFVSPMVKRQSFEKQLEALELETVEEKEPVALHSAYKGSNSYLKYAAIFVLALGVTGSIGYPMYQNQIANQTVLVETAVQKQVQNKIQEATFFIKNPLPAVTVTLSVKEEKLTMPYHIMAGAFRSEKNAQKAYNRLKKAGFDAKIIPANRHGLFPVLYGSYATMREAEKAQREIQNTINPEAWILIETL